ATCATAAAGGCGAAGCCCGTCTCGCCTTTGAATTTACCGAATCGGTTAAGGACGAAGGCGGCGATGATGCCAAGAACCACCGCAGCACTGGCTGATAAGAACCCGATGATAAGGCTGAGTTTTACACCACCCATTAGCAAGTCATCTTGCAGTAGCTCAGAGTACCATTTGAATGAGAAACCTGACCAAACTGTTACCAAGCGGTTTTCGTTAAACGAGTAGATGATCAGAATTAGAATTGGCAGATAAAGGAACGCAAAGCCCGCGCCCAATATCACCCATTTAAGTTTGCTGTTGTAAACTGGGATGTCGTTCATCCTTGAGCCTCCAATTCACGTTTTTGATAGCGGTGGAACCATAGAATTGGCAGCATCAAAATGAGCAGCATGACTATGGCGACGGCGGATGCCACAGGCCAGTCTCGGTTGTTGAAGAACTCTTGCCACAACACCTTACCGATTAGAACCGTATCGGGACCACCCAATAGTTCTGGGATAACAAACTCACCCACGGCTGGGATAAACACTAACATTGAGCCTGCAATGATACCTGCTCGTGTAAGCGGTACTAGAACCGTAAACAGGGTTGTCATTGGCTTAGCACCTAGGTCGCTCGCGGCTTCAAGCAATGAATAATCCACTCGCATAAGAGCGGTATATAGCGGTAGCACCATAAACGGCAAGTAGGTGTAGATAATGCCAATATAGACTGCAGTATCTGTGTGCAGGATTTGTAATGGCTCATCGATAACGCCAGACATCATCAGCACGTTATTAAGCAGTCCATTGTTTTTAAGGATACCGATCCATGCATAGACTCGAATCAAGAAACTGGTCCACGATGGCAGAATAATCAGCATCAAAAGGACGTTTCGAGTACTTGGTGAAGAGTGAACAATCGCCCAAGCAATCGGAAAGCCAATAATTAAACACAGTACCGTCGAGATAAAGGCGATGCGAATCGATTGAATGTAAGACGACGCGTAAAGGTCATCTTCAATCAGGTACTGGTAGTTGCCTACATTGAGCAGCAGTTGCAACTGTTGCTCCGCATAGCTCAACAGCTCTGAATACGGTGGAATCGAAATCTGTGCTTCTGCAAAACTGATCTTAAACACGATAAGAAAAGGCAGCAGGAAGAACAGTAGGAGCCATCCGTACGGCACGGCAAGTAGCAGACACTTAGGTGTCGGTACCACGCTCCAAATATTAAGTTTGGCTGGTTTCTTCATATCTTGAGTACCACACAACTTTCCTTGTCCCAGCAAAGATTGACTCTTTGCTCCCATGTAGGCATTCCTT
This is a stretch of genomic DNA from Vibrio maritimus. It encodes these proteins:
- the potH gene encoding putrescine ABC transporter permease PotH, whose protein sequence is MKKPAKLNIWSVVPTPKCLLLAVPYGWLLLFFLLPFLIVFKISFAEAQISIPPYSELLSYAEQQLQLLLNVGNYQYLIEDDLYASSYIQSIRIAFISTVLCLIIGFPIAWAIVHSSPSTRNVLLMLIILPSWTSFLIRVYAWIGILKNNGLLNNVLMMSGVIDEPLQILHTDTAVYIGIIYTYLPFMVLPLYTALMRVDYSLLEAASDLGAKPMTTLFTVLVPLTRAGIIAGSMLVFIPAVGEFVIPELLGGPDTVLIGKVLWQEFFNNRDWPVASAVAIVMLLILMLPILWFHRYQKRELEAQG